In the genome of Variovorax sp. PAMC26660, the window GCGACAAGGGCGACCGCTCCAACATCAGCGTCATCGCCTGGCACGCCGACCTTTACCCTTTGCTGCTTGAACAGCTCACACCCGAGCGCGTGGCGGAACAGTTCCAGCATCGCAAGCCCTCGCAGGTACAGCGCTTCGCTCTGCCGAAACTGCACGCGATGAACTTCGTGCTCGATGCGGTGCTCGACGGCGGCGTCAACGACGCGCTGAACCTCGATGCACACGGCAAGGCGCTGTCTTTCCTGCTGCTCGACATGCCGATCCAGATACCGCGCGCGCTCGAACCGCTGCTGGCAGGGCCGTAGCGGCGGCATCCCTTTTTTCTTACCCATCCATCCGGAGACAAAACAATGAAACGATTTCCCCTCACCGTGCTGACCACCGCATTGGCCCTGATGCCACTGCTGGGCCACGCACAGGCCTTCCCTGAAAAGTCCATCACCTTCGTCGTGCCCTTCGCGGCCGGCACCGCCACCGACCAGATCGCACGCGCGCTCGGCAACCAGATCGCGACCGAAACCAAGCAGGCCGTCATCATCGACAACAAGGCCGGCGCCAGCGGCTTCATCGCCTCGCAGAGCGTGGCGAAGGCGCCTGCCGATGGCTACACGGTGCTGATCACCACCAACACCACGCACGCAGCCAATGAGCACCTGTTCAAGAGGCTGCCCTACGACCCGGTGAAGGACTACGCGCCCATCGCCGCGCTCGGCAAGGGCGGGCAGATCATGGTGGTGAACCCGTCCTTCCCCGCGAAAAGCGTGGCCGAGTTCATCGCGCTCGCGAAGAAGGACCCGGGCAAGTACAGCTTCGGCAGCGGCAGCAGTTCGAGCCGCATGGCCGGCGAACTGCTGCAGCAGATGGCCGACATCAAGCTGCTGCACGTGCCTTACAAGAGCAACACGCTCGCGATTACCGACCTGCTGGGCAGCCAGATCAACATGATGATCACCGACACGGCCACCGGCCTGCCGCAGGTCAAGGCGGGCAAGCTGCGCGCGCTGGGCATTTCCAGCGCGGCGCGCTCGCCGCTGGCACCCGACGTGCCCACCATTTCCGAGGCCGGCGTGAAGGGCTACGAAATGGGCTACTGGTTCGCGGCTTATGCGCCCGCGAAGACGCCACCGGCCGTGGTCAAGCGGCTCAACGAACTGCTGGTGAAGGCCGCGAAGAGCGAAGCCGCCAAGACCGCCTTTTACGAACCGACCGGCACCGAGGTGTTCACCACTTCGCCCGAAGAGCTGGCGAAGTTCCAGACCGCCGAGTCGCAGAAGTGGGGCCGCATCGTGAAGGCCGCCGGCATCGAAGCCGAATAGCGCCATCGCCGTAGCGGGGATCGGCGCCGCGCAAAGAACACCATAACGAAGGAGACAAACCATGAAACGCTGGAGCCTTGCGGCTGCCACGGTGGCTTCGGCCGCCCTTTTTCTTCTGAGCGCCTGCGGTGGAAGCGGCGGGGGAGGCGGCTTCGTGCTGCCACCATCGACCGTCGCACCACCCGCGACAACACCCCCGGCCGCCACCGCGCCGAAATTCAAGCTCGCCATATCGAAGACCGAGGACGTGCCCGGCACCTTCGGCACCGTGGGCGCCTACGAGAAGATCAGCGGCACCTTCACCGGCGAGGTCGATCCGAAGGACGCGCGCAACGCGATCATCCAAGACCTGCAGCTCGCGCCGCTCAACGCCAACGGCAAGGTCGAGTACAGCTCCGACTTCGTGCTCTTCAAACCCAAGGACATGAGCAAGGCCAGCGGCGTGTTGCGCTATGACGCACCGAACCGCGGCAACATCGTGAACCTCGACCCGTACTTCGCCTCGCGCGGCTACGTGTTCCTTACCGCCGCGTGGCAGGGTGACGTGCCCGCAGCGGCCGGCAAGCTCACGTTGCAGGTGCCGGTGGCGAAGAACACCGACGGCAGCACCATCACCGGCACTTACCGCGCCGAACTGCTGCCCACGGTGGCGACGAACGATTCGCTCCCGCTGCCCGGCGGCCCGTTCAACGCAGCCATGCAGGCCTATGCGACCGCAAGCCTCGACAACACGAAGCCCGGCTACGTGCTCACGCGCCGCATCAACGAGGGCGATGCGCGCCAACTGATTCCAGCGAGCGAGTGGAAATTTGCGAAGTGCGGCGCGGGCGCTCCGTTCCCCGGCACGCCCGACGAAACCAGCGTGTGCCTGAAGGACGCATGGGACCCGGCCTACATGTACGAGCTGGTCTACATCGCGAAAGACCCGAAGGTCATGGGCCTGGGTCTTGCGGCGCTGCGCGACATGATCACCTTCTTCCATCGCGACGCGAGCGACGCTGTGGGCACGGCCAACCCCGTGGCCA includes:
- a CDS encoding Bug family tripartite tricarboxylate transporter substrate binding protein, giving the protein MKRFPLTVLTTALALMPLLGHAQAFPEKSITFVVPFAAGTATDQIARALGNQIATETKQAVIIDNKAGASGFIASQSVAKAPADGYTVLITTNTTHAANEHLFKRLPYDPVKDYAPIAALGKGGQIMVVNPSFPAKSVAEFIALAKKDPGKYSFGSGSSSSRMAGELLQQMADIKLLHVPYKSNTLAITDLLGSQINMMITDTATGLPQVKAGKLRALGISSAARSPLAPDVPTISEAGVKGYEMGYWFAAYAPAKTPPAVVKRLNELLVKAAKSEAAKTAFYEPTGTEVFTTSPEELAKFQTAESQKWGRIVKAAGIEAE